The Rhodoferax ferrireducens T118 DNA segment AGATCGACTGCAGCAGCTCGGTCACGCTGAGTTTGGGGTTGAAGATGTAGGCCACCTGGCAGCCGGTGGGAATCTGCTCCAGGAAGCAGCGGCAAATCGTGGTTTTGCCGGTGCCGATGTCGCCGGTGAGCAGCACGAAGCCACCACCGGTGCCGCTGCTGCCGCCCGCAGCGCCGCCCGAGCCGACCACGCCGTACAGCAGATGCGCCAGCGCCTCCCGGTGGCGCTCGCTCATGAACAGGTAGCGCGGGTCGGGCGCGATGGAAAAAGGGTCTTGCGTCAAGCCGAAGTGTTGCGAGTACATAAGGGCGAAGGATAACCCTGAGTCGCAGCGGGGTCTGCCGCATGCCCTCCGAACGGCCTCGGGTTCTACAATCCGCCCTTCGCCCTGTTGTCCATTGGAATTTTAAAGACCTGTTATGAGTGCCTTTTTGGAAGAAACCGTTTTAAGTGTTCACCACTGGACTGACCGTCTGTTCAGCTTTACCACCACGCGGGATCCGACCCTGCGCTTTTCCAATGGTCATTTCACGATGATTGGCCTGCGCCTTGAAACCGGCAAGCCGCTCTTACGCGCCTACAGCATTGTCAGCGCCAACTATGAGGACCATCTGGAGTTCCTGAGCATCAAGGTGCAGGACGGTCCCCTGACCTCACGCCTGCAGCACATCAAGGTTGGCGACAAGATTGTGGTCGGGCGCAAACCCACCGGCACCTTGCTGATCGACTATTTGCTGTCCGGTAAAAATCTGTACCTGATTGGCACCGGCACCGGTCTGGCGCCGTTTTTGAGCATTGTGCGTGACCCCGAAACCTATGAGCGGTTTGAAAAAGTCATTCTGGTGCACGGCGTGCGCGAGGTGGCCGAACTGGCCTATCACGACTACCTGACGTACGAGCTGCCCGAACATGAGTTCCTGGGCGACATGGTGACGCAGCAGCTGCTGTACTACCCGACCGTGACGCGCGAAGCCTTTGTTCACCAGGGTCGCGTCACCACGCTGCTGGAAAGCGGCCAGCTGCAGACCGATCTGGGCTTGTCCAAATTTGACCCGGCGCATGACCGTGTCATGCTGTGTGGCAGCCCCGACATGCTGCGCGACCTGAAACACCTGCTGGAAAAGCGCGACTTCATGGAAGGCAACACCACCAAGCAAGGTGACTTCGTGATTGAGCGCGCTTTTGTCGAGCAGTAAGCTCAAACGCCCTGCAGCGCACACCGCATTGAGCGCCGACCCCCTTGTCCCTTGTGCCGCCACCTGCTGAGGACCTTTCGATAGCTGCCATGCTGCTGGCGGCCGGCCGCGGCGAGCGTATGCGGCCCCTGACCGATACCACGCCGAAACCTTTGCTGCCCGTGCGCGGCAAGCCGCTGATGCAGTGGCAGCTGGAGGCGCTGGCGCGCGCGGGTGTGGGCCGGGTGGTGGTCAACACGGCTTGGCTGGGGCCGCAGATTGCCGCTCAATTTAATGATGTTTTCAGGCTCCAGCCCGCGTCAAATAAGCATGAGCAGCTATCAATTCAGGATAGTCTGCAGATTCGATATTCCCATGAGGGCCAGGATTTTGGCGCCGCACTGGAAACCGCCGGGGGCATTGCCCGCGCCTTGCCGTTGCTGTGCCCGCCCACCGGCGCCGGGGCCCGCGCTGAGGTGTTCTGGGTGCTCGCCGGTGACGTGTATGTGCCTGACTTTGTCTTCAGTCCGGCGGCGGTGGCGCGCTTTTTAGCTGGTGACAAGCTGGCGCACCTGTGGCTGGTGCCCAACCCGGCGCACAACCTGCGCGGCGACTTTGGACTGGGCACCGTTGACACGGGTGGGCCAACGCCGGTCGGCCTGGCGCTTAATCTGCCCGCCGCTGATCCACGCCCGCGTTACACCTATTCCACCATCGGACTCTATCGCCGCGCCTTGTTTGAATCACCCTGGTGTGACATCGCCGCCGGCAATCCGCTGGGCATCAAAGCCCCTTTGGCGCCGCTGTTGCGCGCGGCCATGGACAATGGATTCGTGTCTGCCGAACTGTACGGCGGCCGCTGGACCGACGTTGGCACACCCGAGCGCCTGCGCGCCTTGAATTTGAACCCGCCCTCTGCCCAACCTTGACGTCTTTTGGAGCCCACCCATGACCGCAACACCTCTGGCGAAAACTGCCGACACGGGCTACGCCCAGCGTCGCGCGCAAGTGGCCAAACTCATCGGCCCGCACGGCATCGCCATCATCCCGACTGCGCCCGAGCAGCAGCGCAACCGCGACAACGATTTTTTGTTCCGCCCCGACAGTTACTTTTACTACCTGACCGGTTTCACCGAACCCAAGGCCTGGCTGGTCATCACCGGCGACGGCAAGACGAGCTTGTTTTGCCAGGCTAAAGACCAGGAGCGCGAAATCTGGGACGGTTACCGGCTCGGGCCGCAGGCCGCACCGGCAGCGCTCGGGGTCGACGCGGCATTTGCCGTTGCGGACCTGGACGCCCAACTGCCCGGCCTGCTCGATGGCCGTGATGCCGTCTGGTACCCGTTTGCCACCCACAAGGGGCTGGAAACGCGCATTGACGGCTGGCTCGGCAGCGTGCGGGCCCGCGTGCGTTACGGCACGTTGTGCCCCGAGCAGCAGCGTGACCTGTGTGGTTTGCTCGATGAAATGCGCCTGGTGAAAGACGCGCACGAGCAGGCCACCATGCGCCGCGCCGCTCAAATCAGCGCGGGCGCCCACATTCGCGCCATGCAGCTCAGTGCCCGCATGCTGCGGGGTGGGCAGGAGGTGCGTGAATACCACCTGGACGCCGAACTGCTGCACGAGTTTCGCCGCCATGGCTCGCAGTCCCCGGCGTACGGCTCCATCGTGGCCGCCGGCGCCAATGCCTGTGTATTGCACTACCGCGCCGACGCGGGACAAGTGCGCGCTGGTGAATTGGTGCTGATCGACGCCGCCTGCGAGCTCGACGGCTACGCCAGTGACATCACCCGCACCTTCCCGGCCAACGGCAAGTTCAGCGGGCCGCAGCGCGCGCTGTATGAACTGGTGCTGGCAGCGCAAGAGGCAGCCGTTGCCGCCACCCGCGCCGGTGCCCGCTTCACCGATCCGCACGAGGCCAGCGTCAAGGTACTCGCGCAAGGGATGCTGGACCTGGGGCTGCTCGAGCGCAACAAGGTCGGCAGCCTGGAGGATGTGATCGATAAGCGCGCCTACTTTCAGTTCTATATGCACCGCACCGGGCATTGGATCGGCATGGATGTGCACGATTGCGGCGCCTATACCGAGCCCTCGGAAATTGGCCAGGTCAGCACGCGCAAGGACGCACTCACCGGTGACCTCATCAAAGACCGGCCAGCCCGCATCCTGCAGCCCGGCATGGTGCTGACGATCGAGCCCGGCATTTATGTGCGTCCGGCAGCGGGTGTGCCCGCGCAGTTTCACAACATCGGCATCCGCATTGAAGACGACGCCATCGTCACCGCCAGCGGCTGCGAGCTGATCAGCCGCGGTGTGCCGGTGCAAGCCGATGACATTGAGGCGCTGATGCGGGGCTGACTCGTTAAGCCTGACCGCTGGGTGACTGCTAAACTTTGATCATGAAAACAGTTTTCTCGCTGATATTGTTGTGCCTGGTGGCGACAACCAACCTGGCTGCTGCAAAGACTCCCGGTGAAGTGGAAGTCGGTAGCGTTCTGCGCGAGGCGACGATGCTGGGGCTGTCCGGACCGTCGCGTCAGCTGTCGCAGTACCGCGGCAAGCCGCTGATCATCAATGTGTGGGCCAGTTGGTGCGGCCCGTGCCAACAGGAAATGGGCTCACTGGAGCGCCTGGCCCGCAGCAAGACCGGGCAGCAGGTGACGCTGATCGGTATTTCGACCGACGACTATCCGGAGGCGGCACGCGCCTTTTTGAAACGCTACCCAACCAGCTTCAGCCACTACATTGACCAGCAGTTGTTGCTGGAAAACATGTTGGGAGCGGCGCAATTGCCGCTCACCCTGCTGGTTGATGCGCAGGGCCGTGTGCTGGCCAAACACGTCGGCGCCCAGCAATGGGACAGCCCCCAGGCGCTGCAATTCATCGGCAAGACCTTGCGCCTCAAGCCGTAACGGGCCTAATTGGTGACCCGCCGGCTCAATCCGGATTGAGCCACCGCGCCGCTGGCCTTAGACCGGTTCCCGATACTGGTCTTCCAGCAGCTTGGCCTGAGCCGCCGCCAGGCGCGCGATCGGCACGCGCGGTCCCGAGCACGACACGTAGTTGAGCTTGATGTGATGGCAAAAACGGATGGAGCCGGGGTGCCCGCCATGTTCGCCACAGATGCCCACTTTCAGGTCCGGGTTGGTGACGCGGCCGTTTTGCACCGCCATTTTCATCAATTGCCCCACGCCCTTGATGTCCAACACCTCGAACGGGTTGTCTTCCAGAATGCCGGTCTCGTTGTAGAAGGGCAGGAATTTGTTTTCTGCGTCCTCACGGCTGAAGGAGAACGTGGCCTGGCTCAGGTCGTTGGTGCCGAACGAGAAAAACTCGGCAATCTCGGCCATGCGCCCGGAGCGCATGCAGGCACGCACCACTTCGAGCATGGAGCCAAACTTGAACTGCACGTCGATGCCATGGGTGGCGCGCACTTCCTGCCGGATGCGCTGCACATAGCTGTGAATGCGCTTGAGCTCTTCCACCGTGGCCACCTGCGGCACCATGATTTCGGGATAGATCTCAATGCCTTGCTTGCCACACAGGGCAGCCGCTTCCAGAATCGCGCGGATCTGCATCGAGTAGATCTCGGGGTAGGTGATGCCCAGACGCACACCACGATGGCCCAGCATCGGGTTGACTTCGGCCAGCGCGCGCACTTTTTTCAGGATTTTTTCCTTTTTGGCGATGACTTCGTCCTCCATGTGCGACTTCTTGAAAGTGCCCAAAGCACCCATCAAGGGGGTCAGGCCGTCCGCATATTGCTGGTACAGCTTGGGGTTGAGCATCTTGAGGGTTTCGGGCAGGTCTTCCAGGGCCTTGATGGTGTCGCGTAATTGGTGCAGATGGGCAATTTCGAGCTCAAGCTGCGCCGCAGTGGGTAAGAACTCGTGCATCGGCGGGTCCAGCAACCGCACGGTGACGGGCAAGCCCTTCATCGCCTTGAAGATGCCCTTGAAGTCAGCGCGCTGAATCGGCAGCAGCCGGTCCAGTGCCGCTTGCCGCTCTTCCAGCGTTTCGGCCAGGATCATTTCCTGCACGATCGGCAAGCGGTCGGTGGCGTTGAACATGCGCTCGGTGCGGCACAGGCCGATTCCCATGGCGCCAAACTCACGCGCGCGCAGCGCGTCGACCGGTGAATCGGCATTGGCCATGACCTTGAGCGCCGCCACTTCGTCGGCCCAGCCCAGCAGGGTGTTCATTTCCTCGGAAAATTCGGCTTCGACGGTCGGTATTTCGCCCGCGTAGACATGGCCGGTACCGCCGTCAATGGTGATGACGTCGCCTTCCCTTAGAACAGTGTCGCCAACCTTGGCGCTGCGCAACTGGTCGTTGATGACGATCTGCTCGCAGCCTGATACGCAAGGCTTGCCCATGCCGCGCGCCACCACCGCAGCATGCGAGGTCTTGCCGCCCCGGCTGGTCAAGATACCCTGCGCCTGGAAAAAGCCGTGAATGTCTTCCGGTTTGGTTTCTTCCCGCACCAGGATGATTTTTTCACCGGCACGCCCGCGCGTCTCGGCGGTGTCGGCGTCGAACACAATCTTGCCGGACGCCGCGCCGGGCGAGGCCGACAGCCCTTGCGCCAGCGACTTGGCGTGAAAATTGGGGGCCAGTTGCGGCACCAGGAGTTGCTCCAGCACGGCGGGCTCGGTGCGCAACAGCGCGCGCTCCTTGGTGATGAGGCCCTGGTGAAACATTTCGACCGAGGTGCGCACCATGGCGCGCGCGTTCATCTTGCCGTTGCGGGTTTGCAGGCAGTACAGAATGCCTTTCTCGATGGTGAATTCAAAGTCTTGCACCTCATGGTAGTGCGACTCCAGCCGACTGCGCAGCTGAATCAACTGGCGGTGAATTTCCGGCATTTCCTGTTCCATTTCGGCGATCGCCTTGGGCGTGCGAATGCCCGCCACCACGTCCTCGCCCTGGGCGTTGACCAGATATTCGCCGTAAATCACGTTTTCACCGGTGCCCGGGTTGCGCGTAAAGCCCACGCCGGTGCCGGAGTCGTTGCCCATGTTGCCAAACACCATGGTGCAGATGCTCACCGCCGTACCGTTGGCCTGTGCTTTGGTGATCCTGAATTGTTTGCGGTAGTCCACCGCGCGTTTGCCCATCCAGGAGCGAAACACCGCGCCCACGGCAATTTCGAGCTGCACAAACGGGTCCTGCGGAAAGGCTTGGCCGGTCTGGCGTTGCACGATGGCCAGGAATTCGCCCGCCAGCTCCTTCAGGTGCTCGGTGTTCAGGTCCACATCCTGCGGCGCGCCGTATTTGCGCTTGATGGCCACCATGCGCTCGTCAAAATGTTCGTCGCTGATGTTGAGCGCGATCTTGCCGAACAGCTGGATAAAACGGCGATAGGCGTCATACGCGAAGCGCTCGTTGCCGGTTTGTGTGATCAGCCCTTTCAGCGAAACCTCATTGAGGCCGAGGTTCAGGATGGTATCCATCATGCCCGGCATCGACATCGCCGCACCGGAGCGCACCGAGATCAGCAGCGGGTTTTTGGCGTCGCCGAAGCCTTTGCCGGTTTTCTTCTCCAGGGCGGCCATGTGGGTTCGGATTTCATCCATCAGGCCGGGTGGCAACTGGTTTTTTTCCAGATAGGCGTTGCAGGCATCGGTGCTGGCGGTGAAGCCGGGCGGCACGTTCAAACCAATCTGCGTCATCTCGCACAGATTGGCCCCCTTGCCGCCAAGCAGCATTTTGTTTTTGCCATCGCCCTCTTCAAAGGCGTACACATATTTCTTGCTGCTTGTCATGACGGCTCCAATTCAAAAAAGTGGGTGGGTTAAGGATGGGGTTTGGTGATGCTGCCAAGTTCTTGTGCGCTGCGCGGCGGCTTGAAGGGCCTGCACTACAAGGTGCCGTCGCGCTTGAACTGATTGGTCGCGGCGATCAGTGCGCTGGCAATGCCCGGCTCAAAAGCGGCGTGGCCGGCATCTTCAATCATCTGAAAAGAGGCCTCGGGCCAGGCTTCGTGCAGCCGCCACGCCGACACCGGCGGACACACCACGTCGTAGCGGCCCTGAATGATGACGGCTGGCAGGTGGCGGATGCGGTCCACGTTGCGCACCAACTGATCCTCGCTCAAAAAGGCGTCGTGCAGGAAGTAGTGCGCCTCCAGCCGGCCCAGCCCCAGGCCAACGGCGGCTGAGCCAAACGTCTCGGCCACCTCCGGATGCGGCAGCAGGTGCAGGCAACTGCCTTCGTAGCGGCTCCAGGTGCGCGCCGCCCGCATGTTTTCAGCCGGGTTGCCGCTGAACAGGCGGCGGGCGTAGGCTTGCAGCAGATTGCCGCGCTCGGTCTCGGGAATGTCGGCCACAAAGCGGGCATGTTCTTGCGGGAAAAATAGCCGGATACCGTTCAGGAACCAGTCGATCTCGCTGCGCGTGCACAAGAAAATACCGCGCAGCACAAAGCCGGTGCAGCGCTCGGGGTGCGCCTCACCGTAAGCCAGCGCCAGGGTCGAGCCCCAGGAGCCGCCAAACACCAGCCACTGTGCGATGCCCAACTGCTCGCGCAGGCGCTCAATGTCGTGGATCAACAGGTCGGTGGTGTTTTCCAGCGCCTCCCCCAGCGGCGTGGATTGGCCGGCACCGCGTTGGTCAAACAGCACGATGCGGTAATACGCCGGGTCAAAGAATTGCCGGTGTTGGGGTGACAGGCCCGCCCCCGGCCCGCCATGCAAAAACAGCGCCGGCACCCCGTCGGGGTTGCCGCACTCTTCCCAATACAGGGTGTGGATGTCATCGACCGGCAGTTGGCCCGTGCGGTAAGGCGCAATGGCCGGATACAAAGGATTGAGGGCGTCGGCGGACATGGGCGGGGGTTCTTTCTTGGGCTTCGAGTTTGGCATTGTGCACCGACACGGAAGCCGCAAACGGCCAGCCAGCCAGCACCGTGGGCGAACCCGCCCTGACGCGTTAGTGAGGTACTCAACACGATAGCTGCTATCAATTGATTAGTTAAAGTCAATTGGCAATTAGTATTCACAAAGACTATCATTACATCCATGTTGATTGCATCCTTCTATCGACTGACCCTTTAACCCACAGGAGCTCCCCATGACCGCCAAGCAACGCCCCGAGATCAAAACCATGGCCAACCTGGAATCCGCCTTTGCGGGCGAATCCATGGCGCACATCAAATACCGCTATTTCGCCAAACTGGCGCGTGAAATGGGTGACGAAGACACCGCTCGTGTCTTTGAAGCCACCGCCGACCAGGAGGTGATGCACGCCTTTGGTCACCTGGATCTGCTTTACCCCAAGGCCACGATGACAGCGGCCAAGGCCCTGCAAATTGCGATTGACGGCGAAACCTACGAGTACACCGAGATGTACCCCGGTTTTCGCGCCACCGCTGAAGCCGAGGGCCATGCCGCCGCCGTAGCCGAGAT contains these protein-coding regions:
- a CDS encoding ferredoxin--NADP reductase, translated to MSAFLEETVLSVHHWTDRLFSFTTTRDPTLRFSNGHFTMIGLRLETGKPLLRAYSIVSANYEDHLEFLSIKVQDGPLTSRLQHIKVGDKIVVGRKPTGTLLIDYLLSGKNLYLIGTGTGLAPFLSIVRDPETYERFEKVILVHGVREVAELAYHDYLTYELPEHEFLGDMVTQQLLYYPTVTREAFVHQGRVTTLLESGQLQTDLGLSKFDPAHDRVMLCGSPDMLRDLKHLLEKRDFMEGNTTKQGDFVIERAFVEQ
- a CDS encoding nucleotidyltransferase family protein: MLLAAGRGERMRPLTDTTPKPLLPVRGKPLMQWQLEALARAGVGRVVVNTAWLGPQIAAQFNDVFRLQPASNKHEQLSIQDSLQIRYSHEGQDFGAALETAGGIARALPLLCPPTGAGARAEVFWVLAGDVYVPDFVFSPAAVARFLAGDKLAHLWLVPNPAHNLRGDFGLGTVDTGGPTPVGLALNLPAADPRPRYTYSTIGLYRRALFESPWCDIAAGNPLGIKAPLAPLLRAAMDNGFVSAELYGGRWTDVGTPERLRALNLNPPSAQP
- a CDS encoding aminopeptidase P N-terminal domain-containing protein codes for the protein MTATPLAKTADTGYAQRRAQVAKLIGPHGIAIIPTAPEQQRNRDNDFLFRPDSYFYYLTGFTEPKAWLVITGDGKTSLFCQAKDQEREIWDGYRLGPQAAPAALGVDAAFAVADLDAQLPGLLDGRDAVWYPFATHKGLETRIDGWLGSVRARVRYGTLCPEQQRDLCGLLDEMRLVKDAHEQATMRRAAQISAGAHIRAMQLSARMLRGGQEVREYHLDAELLHEFRRHGSQSPAYGSIVAAGANACVLHYRADAGQVRAGELVLIDAACELDGYASDITRTFPANGKFSGPQRALYELVLAAQEAAVAATRAGARFTDPHEASVKVLAQGMLDLGLLERNKVGSLEDVIDKRAYFQFYMHRTGHWIGMDVHDCGAYTEPSEIGQVSTRKDALTGDLIKDRPARILQPGMVLTIEPGIYVRPAAGVPAQFHNIGIRIEDDAIVTASGCELISRGVPVQADDIEALMRG
- a CDS encoding TlpA disulfide reductase family protein, with protein sequence MKTVFSLILLCLVATTNLAAAKTPGEVEVGSVLREATMLGLSGPSRQLSQYRGKPLIINVWASWCGPCQQEMGSLERLARSKTGQQVTLIGISTDDYPEAARAFLKRYPTSFSHYIDQQLLLENMLGAAQLPLTLLVDAQGRVLAKHVGAQQWDSPQALQFIGKTLRLKP
- the ppdK gene encoding pyruvate, phosphate dikinase; this translates as MTSSKKYVYAFEEGDGKNKMLLGGKGANLCEMTQIGLNVPPGFTASTDACNAYLEKNQLPPGLMDEIRTHMAALEKKTGKGFGDAKNPLLISVRSGAAMSMPGMMDTILNLGLNEVSLKGLITQTGNERFAYDAYRRFIQLFGKIALNISDEHFDERMVAIKRKYGAPQDVDLNTEHLKELAGEFLAIVQRQTGQAFPQDPFVQLEIAVGAVFRSWMGKRAVDYRKQFRITKAQANGTAVSICTMVFGNMGNDSGTGVGFTRNPGTGENVIYGEYLVNAQGEDVVAGIRTPKAIAEMEQEMPEIHRQLIQLRSRLESHYHEVQDFEFTIEKGILYCLQTRNGKMNARAMVRTSVEMFHQGLITKERALLRTEPAVLEQLLVPQLAPNFHAKSLAQGLSASPGAASGKIVFDADTAETRGRAGEKIILVREETKPEDIHGFFQAQGILTSRGGKTSHAAVVARGMGKPCVSGCEQIVINDQLRSAKVGDTVLREGDVITIDGGTGHVYAGEIPTVEAEFSEEMNTLLGWADEVAALKVMANADSPVDALRAREFGAMGIGLCRTERMFNATDRLPIVQEMILAETLEERQAALDRLLPIQRADFKGIFKAMKGLPVTVRLLDPPMHEFLPTAAQLELEIAHLHQLRDTIKALEDLPETLKMLNPKLYQQYADGLTPLMGALGTFKKSHMEDEVIAKKEKILKKVRALAEVNPMLGHRGVRLGITYPEIYSMQIRAILEAAALCGKQGIEIYPEIMVPQVATVEELKRIHSYVQRIRQEVRATHGIDVQFKFGSMLEVVRACMRSGRMAEIAEFFSFGTNDLSQATFSFSREDAENKFLPFYNETGILEDNPFEVLDIKGVGQLMKMAVQNGRVTNPDLKVGICGEHGGHPGSIRFCHHIKLNYVSCSGPRVPIARLAAAQAKLLEDQYREPV
- the pip gene encoding prolyl aminopeptidase — encoded protein: MSADALNPLYPAIAPYRTGQLPVDDIHTLYWEECGNPDGVPALFLHGGPGAGLSPQHRQFFDPAYYRIVLFDQRGAGQSTPLGEALENTTDLLIHDIERLREQLGIAQWLVFGGSWGSTLALAYGEAHPERCTGFVLRGIFLCTRSEIDWFLNGIRLFFPQEHARFVADIPETERGNLLQAYARRLFSGNPAENMRAARTWSRYEGSCLHLLPHPEVAETFGSAAVGLGLGRLEAHYFLHDAFLSEDQLVRNVDRIRHLPAVIIQGRYDVVCPPVSAWRLHEAWPEASFQMIEDAGHAAFEPGIASALIAATNQFKRDGTL
- a CDS encoding rubrerythrin family protein, with product MTAKQRPEIKTMANLESAFAGESMAHIKYRYFAKLAREMGDEDTARVFEATADQEVMHAFGHLDLLYPKATMTAAKALQIAIDGETYEYTEMYPGFRATAEAEGHAAAVAEMDEQIGESKEHAAQFRATLEKAQKRFAALAKVEERHANHYKAQLAKAQA